The genomic window AGAACCAGATCACCTTCCTTGAACCTGCGGTGGCGAACGTTTGAATTGTAGTATTTCAAGGCAGCGTGTTGGTAGTTTTGGATTCTTATGAGAGCTTGGTCTCgtcgctcgttaatgagatcaAGTTCGTCCAGCAGCATCACGTTGTTGAGATCTTCTCGTTCGGGGAGGAATCTTATCTGCACTCCGGGAAATTCTACTTCCGCTGGGATCATGCATTCCGTCCCGTAAACGAGGGCGAAGGGGGTTTCTCCCGTAGCCCGTCTTGGGGTTGTATGATGTGACCGAAGAATTCTTCTCAATGGTTCGCAGAGgttggctccgatctcgacgcatcgttctgGGTGGGATTCGTCGAGACAGACCGAGATTACCGTCAAGGATGGTTTTGTTAATGGTCTCTGCCTGGCCGTTACATTGTGGATATCTAGGAGTTGACTTGTTCAGCCGTATCTTCCACTTCTTGCAGAATGCTTCAAATCGggtagagatgaactgagatccgttgtttgttacgatttcgtaagggacCCCGTGCCTGGTGATAATGTTCTTCCATACGAAGCTCTCGACTTGtacgtctttgatacttgcgtagGATTCTTCTTGTACCCACTTCGAAAAGAAATCCGTAAGGACCAAAAGGAAGCGTTTCTGTTTTGAATTGTGTAAAGGTCCGACGATATCTATGGACCATCGCATAAAGAGATACGAAGATGAAATGGACGAGAGGACCTCCGCAGGTTGATGGATGGTGggcgcgtgcctttggcatttttcgcattttcgtgcgaatttCTCCCAGTCTTTGATCCTAGTTGGCCAGTAATAACCGTGGCATTTTATTTTGACTGCGAGTGACCTTCCACCGGAGTGGTTTCCGCACGATTCGGAATGGAcctcttccatcacttttctctctctccctcggcgcaggtcatgagtgggccggagaatctccatttgtagatttctccCTCTACCGTTACATATCGTGCGGCTTGGGTTTAAATTTTGGGTGCCGCCCATTTCTCGGCGGGCAGCGTTCCGTCGGCTATGTAGGCTCGGATCGGCTCTAGCCATGGGCTATCGCAACCGTATTCCGGCTGATCCATCTTTCCTTCTGGTGGATCTTCGATTTCCTCCGCATCTTCGATTTGTCCCCAAATCAGATTGGCGATCACCGGCagtccgatgctcggatgttcaaTGAATTCCACGGGGATTACCCGTTTTAGTCCTGGATCCGAGCTTGACGCGAGCGCGGCTAAGGCATTTGCCTGGATGTTTTCCGAGCGAGGAATTCTTGTGAGGGCGAAGTGGTTGAAGTCTTGGGCCAGATCCTGGACGAGTTTTAGATATGCGTCCATTCTTTCGTCCCTTGCCTCATATTCTCCGCTGTATTGATTTGCGACTAACTGAgaatcgcagtaagcgtggatgttgcAAATCTTCAGCCCATGAGCTAGTCGTAATCCTGCAATGAGTGCTTCATATTCAGCCTCGTTGTTTGATGCATGGAATTCTAACCGAAAAGACTGCTCCAAGATTTCCCCGGTGGGCGACGTGAGGCAAATCCCAATTCCGGATCCTTGTTTGGACGATGATCCATCAACGTGAAGAACCCAAGTTGAATCTGGTTCCGTGTTTGTCATATCCCCCGTGGGAAATTCTACTAAGAAATCCACCAGCACCCGAGATTTTGCACAGGTTCTTGGGCGGTACTCGACATCGTACTCGCTCAGTTCGATTGCCCATTTCGCGAGCCGTCCTGACTGACTCGGACTGTGCATATCCGTGCGCAGGGGAAAGGTGGTGAGAATCACTATGGTATGAGATTGGAAATATGGCCTGAGCTTTCTCGCCAATGTTACAACAGCGAATGCTAGTTTTTCCATCAAGGGGTACCGCGTCTCAGCGTCCAGCAAGGCTTTACTTATGTAAAAGATTGGTTTTTGTTCACCGCGTTCTTCTCTGATCAAAACACCACTTACTGCTGTTGCGGAGACCGCAATGTATAAGAATAGAGGTTCTCCCTCTACTGGTTTCGCAAGAACAGGAGGAGTGGCCATGTaacgcttcagctgttggaaagcctTTTCGCActcttccgaccattcgaacttTTTGTTCCCTTTCAACGTGTCGTAGAAAGGCAGGCACTTGTCCGTCGAACGTGAGATGAAACGGTTCATAGCTGCCACCCTACTggttagcctttggacttcTCATTTTGTCTTTGGTGAGACCATTTCTATCAGTGCGTTTATCTGTTTGGGGTTGGCCTCGATCCCGCGACACGTGACCAGATAACCGAGAAACTCTCCTGATGCAACTGCGAACCTACGTTTTGCCGGGTTTAGTTTCATGTTATGTAGGTTCAGCCTTGCGAAGCACTTTTCCAAGTGGGAtatgtgggaaccaaaattcacaccgtcgattataataaataataatggaggaaaaccgagtgaacccgtttttccttgaaggtccgaattctcagcgtaatcactttagaacgataaaaagatagataatcgatcagaggcgttttattgaGATATGCttcgcgatcgtcgggattcatcatgatttgattgtaCCCGGAGAAGGCTTCCATGAATGATAAAAGTTCGTTCCCTGCTGTTGTTTCGACCAGTCGGTCAATGTGCGGAAGTGGGAAACAATCTTTTGGACAGACATTGTTGAGCTCGGTGAAGTCGACGCATACTcgccatttgccgtttttctttttgaccacgaCGGGATTGGCGAGCCAATCCGGGTATCTAACTTCTGTTATTGACCCTACTTTGAGGAGTTTCTCAACTTCCTCGTTTACCGCAGTAGCACGCTCTGGTCCTAGCTTccatcttttttgttttacggGTTTGTAGGTCGAGTCAATGTTGAGTTCGTGACATGTTATGCCGATGTCGATTCCTGGCATATCCTCCGCGGCCCAAACGAACGTATCGAGGTTCTTTTTAAGACAAGCCATGAGCTTTGTTCTCAATGGTTCGCAGAGgttggctccgatctcgacgcatcgttctgGGCGGGATTCGTCGAGACAGACCGAGATTACCagttcgcaagttggttcgcgcttcccttgtaagacccgatcctcATGGGGATTTGATCAGGCCTAGGCCTTAAGATCGATAGATCCTTCCCCGTAACATCATAAAACAATCCCTAGTACAATATACATGAAGAAAATAGAGTAGAAGAAGTCAGAGTAAGGAGTAGCCAATCGATCCAAACCGGACAGACTCACACGGCCATCATCCGCGGCCTTGTCCGGTTACTCTTGGCTACACCTCTCACCTTAGGAGTTCGGTCTCCAGGGGCGTCTTCCTTCTCTTTATCCTTTGCCTCCTCCTTGTCTTTCTGTCTCAAATCCATCCTCTTGATCAAACGCCCAACACACCAGGAACACTCAAGAACAATCTCTTGGATCCAATCGGCCAATCCAAGGTttgtgtctctctttctctcttgaaTTTTCTCTGTGTTTCTCTCTGTCTCCAGATGAATAAAATCGACCAGAATGGCAGAAATCAGAGAGAGAGGACGACTTAAACTGCCCTCAACCNNNNNNNNNNNNNNNNNNNNNNNNNNNNNNNNNNNNNNNNNNNNNNNNNNNNNNNNNNNNNNNNNNNNNNNNNNNNNNNNNNNNNNNNNNNNNNNNNNNNNNNNNNNNNNNNNNNNNNNNNNNNNNNNNNNNNNNNNNNNNNNNNNNNNNNNNNNNNNNNNNNNNNNNNNNNNNNNNNNNNNNNNNNNNNNNNNNNNNNNNNNNNNNNNNNNNNNNNNNNNNNNNNNNNNNNNNNNNNNNNNNNNNNNNNNNNNNNNNNNNNNNNNNNNNNNNNNNNNNNNNNNNNNNNNNNNNNNNNNNNNNNNNNNNNNNNNNNNNNNNNNNNNNNNNNNNNNNNNNNNNNNNNNNNNNNNNNNNNNNNNNNNNNNNNNNNNNNNNNNNNNNNNNNNNNNNNNNNNNNNNNNNNNNNNNNNNNNNNNNNNNNNNNNNNNNNNNNNNNNNNNNNNNNNNNNNNNNNNNNNNNNNNNNNNNNNNNNNNNNNNNNNNNNNNNNNNNNNNNNNNNNNNNNNNNNNNNNNNNNNNNNNNNNNNNNNNNNNNNNNNNNNNNNNNNNNNNNNNNNNNNNNNNNNNNNNNNNNNNNNNNNNNNNNNNNNNNNNNNNNNNNNNNNNNNNNNNNNNNNNNNNNNNNNNNNNNNNNNNNNNNNNNNNNNNNNNNNNNNNNNNNNNNNNNNNNNNNNNNNNNNNNNNNNNNNNNNNNNNNNNNNNNNNNNNNNNNNNNNNNNNNNNNNNNNNNNNNNNNNNNNNNNNNNNNNNNNNNNNNNNNNNNNNNNNNNNNNNNNNNNNNNNNNNNNNNNNNNNNNNNNNNNNNNNNNNNNNNNNNNNNNNNNNNNNNNNNNNNNNNNNNNNNNNNNNNNNNNNNNNNNNNNNNNNNNNNNNNNNNNNNNNNNNNNNNNNNNNNNNNNNNNNNNNNNNNNNNNNNNNNNNNNNNNNNNNNNNNNNNNNNNNNNNNNNNNNNNNNNNNNNNNNNNNNNNNNNNNNNNNNNNNNNNNNNNNNNNNNNNNNNNNNNNNNNNNNNNNNNNNNNNNNNNNNNNNNNNNNNNNNNNNNNNNNNNNNNNNNNNNNNNNNNNNNNNNNNNNNNNNNNNNNNNNNNNNNNNNNNNNNNNNNNNNNNNNNNNNNNNNNNNNNNNNNNNNNNNNNNNNNNNNNNNNNNNNNNNNNNNNNNNNNNNNNNNNNNNNNNNNNNNNNNNNNNNNNNNNNNNNNNNNNNNNNNNNNNNNNNNNNNNNNNNNNNNNNNNNNNNNNNNNNNNNNNNNNNNNNNNNNNNNNNNNNNNNNNNNNNNNNNNNNNNNNNNNNNNNNNNNNNNNNNNN from Brassica oleracea var. oleracea cultivar TO1000 unplaced genomic scaffold, BOL UnpScaffold00792, whole genome shotgun sequence includes these protein-coding regions:
- the LOC106320074 gene encoding uncharacterized protein LOC106320074 produces the protein MNRFISRSTDKCLPFYDTLKGNKKFEWSEECEKAFQQLKRYMATPPVLAKPVEGEPLFLYIAVSATAVSGVLIREERGEQKPIFYISKALLDAETRYPLMEKLAFAVVTLARKLRPYFQSHTIVILTTFPLRTDMHSPSQSGRLAKWAIELSEYDVEYRPRTCAKSRVLVDFLVEFPTGDMTNTEPDSTWVLHVDGSSSKQGSGIGICLTSPTGEILEQSFRLEFHASNNEAEYEALIAGLRLAHGLKICNIHAYCDSQLVANQYSGEYEARDERMDAYLKLVQDLAQDFNHFALTRIPRSENIQANALAALASSSDPGLKRVIPVEFIEHPSIGLPVIANLIWGQIEDAEEIEDPPEGKMDQPEYGCDSPWLEPIRAYIADGTLPAEKWAAPKI